CACTTAGCATTTTTTATGAATTATCTCACAGGAGGTAGGGATTAATTATTCCTACCTAATAGGCAAAGAAAGCAAGGATCAGAGAAATTGTTTACACAGCTGGCTAGACACAAGTGGGCCTGTGCTCCTAACTACTGCACTTGTTGCTGGCCACAAACTAGTTTCCTTGCTTGTAAAATAATGGGAAAGTTGCCTGCTGTACTTATTTCCCAGGATGGTTTGGATATCTCAGTACAATAGGAGAGGCGGAACTTTAGGTATTTGTACAGAGTGCTGgtcccctgacagagaagcctgaatgGGTCACACAACTCTTCACAatccccgccacccccaccgCCCGCTCCTGCCTCCTATATGCCCTTCCCCCTCTTCTCTGCCTGTTGAATTCATTTAAGACTCAGCTCAGATACCAGCACTTGCATTTCGTTCTAACAAAGGAGGGATTTAAGCTTAGATATCAGCACTGGGATTTCATTCTAACAAAGGGTGGCACAGCAGACCTGTgtgtttcttaaacatttttttattttaaattgaaggataattgctttacaatattgtgttggtttccgtCAAACActttaacatgaatcagccataggtatacatatgtcccctcccgcttgactcccccctcccccctccctccccattccacccctctcaGACCTGCGTGTTCAAATGACCATGTGGGTCATTGGTTAGCGCTCTGGACTCTACAGTGATGACTGACTGCTGTGGGGGACGGAGCATAGCAGGGCCAGAGTACCAGAAAACCAGAGAGAATGGAGCCAAGCGAGGGTCGGTGGTGGAAACGGAGAAGAACGGTGGATTGCAAAGATTATTTGGGAGAGAGAATCGACAGTTAATGGAGATGTATTTTAAGTGGGCAGCGAAGGACAGGGAGAAGGCAGGGATGACTCCTAGTTTCTGGTTTGCTCGtgggtatttgttgaatgaaggatCGAGTAACCCCACGGCAGAAGCATCTCTGACCGACGCCCCCCGGCCCCGAACCGGGAGGTTTCTGGATCTACATGCGGGCGCCGggtggaagggaggaggagaatgaGAATGAACACAGAGTTTCGGTCCAGGAGGAGCTTCTGGCCCTGGTCTGAGCCAGGAGGCACCGCGAGAGGGGCAAGcctttcccctctgggcccacggtTTCCGCCTCACTCCTCCACCCGCGCCGGCCGGGACGCGCAGCGCCCCTCTCGGCCCTCTGGAGGACTTGGCTCCCCGCCGGCGTCTGGGGGCGCGGCGCAGcggcccacccctccacccccgacCCGCCCTGTCCCGGCGCCCACCCCGCCCAGTGCTCTGGAAAGCTGGGCGGCGGCTCTGATCGTCCCGGAGCCAGGAACCGTGGGCTGCAGGGGTGAGTCCCAGGGGCAGGGAGCCCCCGCCGCTGTGCACCTGCCTTGAAGCGCGGCCGCGGTTCCCCAGACCCTCTTCCCGCGCGAGCGCCTTCTCGAGGGGTGCGCGCCTCAAAGTGCGGAGCGTGGCCGAGGGTGCCGGGGAGTCAGTCCGGGTGCCGGCGCGCGGAGGTTGCGTCGGGGACTCCTGGGGGAGTCGGAGAGCAGGGGGTGTAGCGGGCCGTGTCCCCGCGGGCCGGCGGGGCACAGCAAGTGTCCGGGATCGCGCGAAGCCGGGCCGAGCATCCAGGGGGCCCGGCGGGTGGTGGGGCGGCGGGACGCGTGCCGGGAACTTTTTGCCCGCCCTGGAACTACGAGCGCCCGCGCCAGCGGGGGTTCCCGGCGGCCGCCCGGCGCCCGGCAAGGAGCGCGTGTGCCCGCCGCCGCCCTTCCCCCACTTCCGCCCGCCGCAGCTTCCTCGTTCCCGGCTCCCGGGGCCCGTCCGTCCCGGGGGAGACCCGGCGGCGCAGCCCCACCCCGGCCGGCGCGGCCCGCTCCcacgcccccgccgccgccgccgcgccggaGCGGACAGCCTGAGTCAGCGGGGGCGCCGGGCGCGGCAGGTAGGGGCTCCGCGGGGCGGGCTCAGGTGCCGCGAGAGGCCGGGGGGCCGGGTGGGGGGCGAGGCGAGCGCGAGTGCAGCCCCCGGGGCTCCTCCGTCTTCCCCGCTTGCTCCAGGGTCGCGGCGTGTCCCCTTTTAGGGAATTCTTTCGCTCGCACTGACTCCGCTGCGGGTGGGGCGGGACCGAGAGGGAGCTCTCTGCACCACGGGCCGGGCCCCTGGCCGCCTccgaccccccgccccccgcccccgccaaacCTTTTCAGCTCCCTCCACCCCTCTTCCCTGCACCTTCAGTTACGTAAACAACCCCCTTCCCTTCTGCGCTTAGCTCCGCTGCGCCCCGGGCGGGCAGCCCCCGCCAGTCTCCGGAGATTGAGGGGGCGAGGGGGAAACAGAGGGGGCGTCCCGGAGCCCGTGGTCCCCTCCAGCTCCCCAACCGTCTTGCTCGcccttccccgccccccacacccccGCCGGAGCAGACAGCCCCAGGGGCCCTGGGTATTTTTAGCGTTGTGACCTGGGCGGCAGCACTAAGAGCCTTTCCCAGGAATCAGCGTCAGCGTCTCCCTCCTCCGCTGCCAGCTCTGGCCACATGGTCTCCCCACACTTCCTTGGCCCTGCCTGGCCCCTCTGGGGGTTTGGATCGCTCGTGGCCCACCCTCAGCGCCCGGTGGACTGGCCAGGGTCTCGGATATACAGAGTCCAGATGAGGCGGGGAAGGCAATCTGCGGAGGATGAGGATCTGGTCCTCCAGCTAGATACTGCCTTGCCTCCAGTGATGGGCTCAGGAAGGGATGTGGAGCGAATCGGAGTGAAGGGGGTTCTGGAAAGCTCTCAGCACGGGGGGCCAGAGGGCCTGGGCTGAATCGCACCCCTCCAGTTGCTACTCGCTGACTAGTGGGGAGATCGGCCAGTGAGATGTGTCAGAGGAGAGGAGCTCAAATCAAGAGCTGTGGGAGGCAGAGAAGAGATGATGTCCTCTAAATAGCTCGGGGACCGCAGCCTTCCGTTTTTACAGAACACCCTCAGGAGCTGTGCCTTGTGTTTAGAGGCAGGTAGGAGGACGATGCCGTTTTCAGATGCGGAGACTGAGGCTAGAAAGATGTCTTCCTTAGGGACAGAGCCAAGTCTAGAAGTCAAGTCTGTGACTTAAGAGCAGGGTTTGGAGGGGATGCCGgtgatagtgtgtgtgtgtgtatagagagaAAGTAGGAAGGGGGTGCTTTAGCTTTTGTCTGGGTTTTAAAGGATGGTGGGGGGACCGGAGTTGCAGCACTGGAGGAAGGGAGCTTCATCTCTGAGATCTCTATTCTGTCCTCTTCCCCTGCCTTTGGAGGAGAGGCTGGGTCCATTAAGTGGAAAAAACGCCTCCCCCATTTGAGCTGAGCCAGCCCCTCCAACCCCTCTCCGAAGGGCATGATCCTGAGACGTGGCCATTGGCTGTGTTCGCTGAATACAGAGGAGCCTCTCTTGCTGTGCCTGGAACTAACATCCCCTTTGTGGAGCTAGGGTCAGCCCTGCCTCTGCGTGAGACTTGAACTTTGTGGTAGTGGACTTTGTttcagggaagggaaagagggagtcAAGTCCAGGAGTGTCCAGGCTGCAGCCAGAGGCCCCACTGCTGGGATCCGGGCTGCAGGGGGGCTCCCCGAGCCCAGGCCCCCAACCGAGTCCCCTCTCTGATTCACAGCTCTCCTTGCTCTTCCAGGAGCTGACATGGACCCAAATCCGCGGGCAGCCTTGGAGCGCCAGCAGCTCCGGCTTCGGGAGCGGCAGAAATTCTTCGAGGACATTTTACAGCCTGAGACGGAGTTTGTCTTCCCCCTGTCCCATCTGCATCTTGAGTCGCACAGACGTGAGTTCTGAGTCCTTGGAAGAGGGACTGGGGTAGGGCAGGGAGGAAGTCCCATAGTCGTGGACCTTGGTCCCTCCTCGCTGGTTTTCTTGGCCCTTTAAATATCTATCTCCCGACCTGACAGATGTTTCTGACCATCTGATCAGTGCTGGCCTGGCTCCTCCCGACTTGCCCCCTTCTTGATATGCAGCCCCCATAGGTAGTATCTCATCCATGGAGGTGAATGTGGATACACTTGAGCAAGTGGAGCTTATCGACCTGGGGGATCAAGATGGAGCGGACGTGTTCTTGCCTTGCGAAGACCCTCCACCAACCCCCCAGACGTCTGGTATGCCCCTCTGCTTTGGGCCCTTGGGCACTGGTCGGTCAGAGCTGGATGTCAAAGCTGGACTGGGGAAGTCTGCACGGAGGGGCTGGGCGTGGGCTTTTCCACCCACGAAGCACTTGCTTGTCCTGATTTTAGAGAAGTTGACCTTGGGGGAAGCTGGGTTACAGAGTCCTAATCCAAATCTCTCAGAAGGCCCAACCGCCTTAGTCTTCATCAATTTTTCATTTGTGAAATCAGTGTAATTAGTTAACataataaataatgtaaaaatatgatttttaggtTAGACAACTGAAGCACTTTTAGTCATCTTAATACTTATTTAGCACTTTATTAGGTTTCTAATACTATGCTAAATAAtattacatgtattatctcaatCTTTACTATGTCCTATTAGGGCAGGAGGGGTTATTCCCATCTTATAAAGAAAGACAttagagagacttccctggtgatccagtggttaagattctgtgtgttccactgcaggggaaatgggttcgaaccctggttggggaactaagatctcgcatgtcatgctatatatatatatagtagtcaCAGAGCCAGAAAGTGGAAAAGCTGGATTCAAACCATAGCTGTCTTGACTCCAAAGCCCACATGCTTAACCTATAAGATATTAATGGATACTATCTTACTTAAAAGTGCTGCTATTATTGATGGCatattatgtgccagacattttATAAACATTCTCAGATTTCATCTTGAGAACCCCTCTGGAATGTCGGCGCCCCCTTTTTACAGAGGAGGAGCAGAGTCCTTTAgaggggaagtgacttgcccaaagcttCTCAGTAGCAAGGAAGTGAAGTGACGTAGCTAGAACTTGAACTTGCAAATTGATTGATTCGACTTTAGAGCTTAGTGAAGTGAGGGAAACTGGGAGCCAGGAGACTGGCGGGGTGACTGGCCAAGTTCCTGGGCATCAGTGTCCCAGCCACATCCTCGTCTCTGAGAGTCCTCTGAACCCCTGTTTGTGGCCATGACCGGCTCTTCTCTCTGGGCAGGGGTGGACGACCGTCCCGAGGCGCCGAGCCTGCCAGTGCCCACGCCAGACAGGACGACGTCTCGTACTTCCTCCTCGTCCTCCGACTCTTCCACCAACCCGCACAGCGCTGATGCCAGTGACGGCGGAGCAGACACGCCCCTGGCACAGTCTGACGAAGAGGAGGATGGAGGCCACGATGGCGTGGCAGACCCCGGAGCCTGCAGCTAGCAGTGGGCCCCCACCCACAGACTGTGTGAGCTGCCTCGTCTCCACTGGAGACCCCAGGCCCGGCCAGAGCCCTTCGGAGAAGACCAGACTCTTTAGTGCAGTAGGCACCAGGGGGAGGAAAGGAGGGTGGGCTGGTGTGCCTTCCTGGGAATTAACCCGCTCCTGCTTTACTGCTAACCTTCCCCTGCTGCATCCTTCCGCTGTCTGTTAGAATATTTGGAATTAGCTGGGCATTTGGAATATAGTTTTGAACAAGATGGGCGCCCTGCCttcaggagggagaaaaaaatcaagaaaataccgTGGTTTTGGCTTACTGCTGAAGTAGGGCCCATGAGTGAGGAGATGGACGACGAGCTAGGACGAGACGCCACTGCTTTTCTTAGCGCTCTTCCCTCCTCCAGACTTCCCGAGTCTCCTAAACCAGTGTCTCTAGGCAGCCGTGAACTCCTTAACCCTCCCAGGGAGATGGTCCTGCAGCCATCGTGCTTCCTTCCGTCCTTTCTGGAACAGGGCACGGTGTGAATAATAAACAGATAACAACATACCAGCCATTCCCATTCATCTTTCACATCGGACAGATACCAAACCCAATATATTTCTTTAGCTctctggtggtggtgtagtcgctaagtcttgtctgactctttgagactccatggactgtagcccaccaggctcccctgtccatgggactttccaggccagaatacaggagtgggttgccattcccttctccagtggaccttcccgacccagggattgaaccgggtcccctgcactggcaggcagattctttaccgactgagccgccagggaagcccatattcccATCATTCACTTGCTCTGTTTATTCTAGAAGGAGTTGTTTGGAATTAGCTGGACATTAGGAATACAGTTTTGAACACGACAGGCTTCCTGCCTTTGGGCAggagaaaatcaagaaaataccACAGTTCTGAGCGTAATGAGTAGCATGATGAGGAGCTCTTCTGTTACCAGAAAAGGGGGACATCTTAATCTAGCTCATGTGGTCACTGGAGAGCTGGTTTTCAGGCTGGGATCCAAAGGATAAGAAGGAGTTAgctggtgggggtgtgtgtggtgtggggggCACTGTACTCCAGGCAGAAAGAGCAGCTTGGAAGAACTTTAAATGGAGAGAAATAGTCTTGAGGAACTGAAAACCATTCAGCATAGCTGAATTGTTGAATTTGAGCAGGAGATTAGGGAGGATTAAGATTGACAAAGATCAGATGAGGAAATACTTTAAAGCCTGTATCAAGCTTCAGTTTAATTGCTAGTAAAATATCAGTGACTTAAGATATAAATTTTGTTTCCTCATATAAAAGAAGTCCAAAGTTCTGCAGTTATTGGACACCAAGGTCCTTTTTGGCTCTTTTTACTCAGCCATCTAAGGCACATGGCTGGAATTCTCATTAATACCTCATGTCTAGAATGGCTGTTGAGTCTCCAGTCCTTGAAACTGGTGGAGAGCAGAAGAAGAAATTAGGGATGGGCTAAAGAGGCATGGGTCGCTGTCTGTTCCCACTTTGAGAACCTTTTTTGGAAGTTCTAACCAGTAGCGTCCATTTTCATCTCATTGGCAGAACTTGGTAacatgagtaatatttcatttacaGGCATTTTATAGGGACACAGCATTATCTAGAAGAAAGGAAACGGACGTCTTATTATTTTTCCTGGCCTTTGGAAAGATAAGAACCTTTTGAGTTTTAATTACCAATGTGTCTGATTTCTGTACTTCCTGTCAAACCTCTCAGAAGCCCCCTTTAGTAGGGCCCCCTGCTGACTTGATAAAATCAGGGTTGTGTTACTAAGAAACAAGAGGACCAAAGTCATTGGGTAGATAACTAGTAGTTTACACATTACAAATTTGAACTTTACTGGGAGTAATGAAGGATTACAAGTGATTGACATTTCTTGTTAAAAAGAATTCTGGCTGCAGTGTAGAAAACATACTGGAAGAGGGCGTgctccagacagacagacataacACAATAATCCATGCAAGAGATAACAGTGGCCCAAAAGACAGTGGTGATGATTAGTTTAACTGGGTTGAGGCTGAGTATAAACAAATGACATTCATTCAGTAAGTATTAAATGTCAGCGTTTAACATGTGTAAGACACAGAGTTTGGTCTTGGGGGTGTGGTagtagcacacacatgcacacacacacacacaagacccaGTCTTGTTCTCACAGAGTTCAGGCTCTCCTGGGGCCCAAAGGTAAAACTGCAACTAGGACTTGAGAAAGGATTTAATATCCTATTAAGAAAGGTCACGAGGTGTTTGCCTGGAGGAAGTTGTtctgagctgagatctgaaggcGGAGTAGGGGTAGCTTAGGGGAAGAATGGCTGGAAGGACTCCTTGTAGAGATGTACTGATTGGAGGGGACCAGAGTGGATGTCTGGAAACCAGGAGATGGTTGCAACCATCCAGATAAaaatgggatggggtggaggtgggggatgtAGAAAAGTGGAAGGAATGAAGAGATGTTGGGGAggcaaaattcaaaatatttatagataGGTGGGTGTGAGAGAAGACTGGCTGAAGGGCGTCACTGTTGCTTCCTCCTTGTGCAGCAGGATGATTCGGAGGGTTCTTCATCCACATGGAGAATTTAGGAGAGGGCCAGATTTGGGAAGTCGGTCATAAATTGGGTTTTGGACATGTTGAGTTTGAGGTGCTTTGGAGACCAGGAGGACATTTTGAGTAAGCATTTGGACCCATGAGTGTGGGGTTTAGAAGAAACGGTTAGATTGGAAGATCAATACATGAGTTATCAGTGTATAGGTGATGAGCATGCCATGGGTGCCAGTGAGCTTACCCAGGGAAAGTTGGAATGAAAGGAGGGTTATAGGACCTAGCCTTAAGGAACATTACGTCATTTTTcatattaggaaaaataaatcatCCCACCTCCCTTCATACATCAAACCATCCATGGGATCAGTGACCTTCAGCCTAAATCTCAAAGTTCTCTGTGCAGTTCAGGCTGAGTGACAGGGCTGCCGGCTTCCCAATAGCTCCATTTTGCTTCCATCCCTGCAGGGGGCCGTTGTAAGTGACAGTTCTTAAGTGCTTTTCCTAGCACTGCTGAAAAACTGGTGGGAGTTCTGTGCGTCTTTTGTCTAAAAGTCTGTGTCCAAGTTGAGATCATCCACTAAGCTGGGCCAGGGCCCAGCCTCATGTTAAATTTTGTGGCTTTTCTGTTTCGCCAATGACTTCACTGTGCACAGAAGACATGGTCTTCTCAACCTCCTGACTTCAGCGGCTGAGCCTTCTCCTGGGCTGTATCACATGATATCTGCAGCTCAGCTCTGCAGGGTTTCTCAGTTCCTGGGATCCTCCCACTCCCCATCCAGAGTGAATGGTGGGAAGCTAGCCTGGCCTGTTTGCTGTCAACATGTCAGCAACTCTGGGCATACAGTGCTAATGGGGGAAGAGAGCTTGGCTGGGGAGAGAGATCTACAGCACTCTGGAGAGGTGGAATTGTTTGTGAGCCTACGGGGAGCCTTCAGTTCAGCTGCTAtgagccccagccctgcctgggaaAATCTAGGGTCAGTTGAGACCCCAGGACCACTTCCTGTTTGGACAATGATCTCTTCTTCTGCCAAACCACAGGGCCTTGGCTGGCCCTCAGAGCCAGCATCTCCGGCCGACTGTGTTTTTGAGGCCACAGAGGGCCTTTGGAGATGGGGGTGATGACTTGGTGCCAACTCCGAGGCAAGCAGCCCAGCTTTCAGCCTCTAAACCACAGTGTGGCATCTTCTGTCTGTGGCACAAGCTTGTCATAGACCCTGAAGCAGAGGGAAGAAGACAGCCTCCTCCTATAGAATCCTGTGCTATGGAGGGGCCACATCTCAGTGGGAGATTCCCTGGGCGGCACACACTGCAGCTGTCCCCAGGAGTGCACAAGACTTGATAACTGTGAACAGCACAGCAATATGGCAACAACGTGGAATGATGTTATGATGTCAAGTTTGTTTGTTCATCTGGGCATTACTGAGCCCCCACTTTGTGCTAGCTTCCTTGCTTAGGCAACAGAAATACTAATGTGGCCAAGAGTTCTTCCAGGAAGGGACAATGTCACAGATAATAGAAATATAAAGTGGGCTGTAGCACCAGAGAGGGAGAAGGTAAAGTCTTCTCTGGGGGTGGCTGGATCTTGAGTGATGGGGACAGgcaatttcaaaagaaaacaaagcatagAAGTACAAAGCAATCATCATCATTATTGGAACTACCTTAACATTTTCTTTGAAGTTGGTAGTGTGGACTCGAGTTCTGACTCATTGTGATCGTTGGCAGTTATCTCGGTTTATGTACCTCAGTTTACTTATCTTCAAGATGGAGATAATAGTACCTTCTTcatagagtgggcttccctggtggctcagcggtagagaatctgcctacaatgcaggaactgcaggaggtgcaggttcaatccctgggtcaggaagatcctctggaggagggcatggcaacccactccagtgtttttgcctggagaatcccatggacagaggagcctggccataggctgtccatagggttgcaaagagtcagacatgactgaagcgacttagcatgcacgcacaggtATGTACCTCATAGAGTAT
This portion of the Ovis canadensis isolate MfBH-ARS-UI-01 breed Bighorn chromosome 13, ARS-UI_OviCan_v2, whole genome shotgun sequence genome encodes:
- the DBNDD2 gene encoding dysbindin domain-containing protein 2 isoform X1, which gives rise to MRMNTEFRSRRSFWPWSEPGGTARGASLSPLGPRFPPHSSTRAGRDAQRPSRPSGGLGSPPASGGAAQRPTPPPPTRPVPAPTPPSALESWAAALIVPEPGTVGCRGADMDPNPRAALERQQLRLRERQKFFEDILQPETEFVFPLSHLHLESHRPPIGSISSMEVNVDTLEQVELIDLGDQDGADVFLPCEDPPPTPQTSGVDDRPEAPSLPVPTPDRTTSRTSSSSSDSSTNPHSADASDGGADTPLAQSDEEEDGGHDGVADPGACS
- the DBNDD2 gene encoding dysbindin domain-containing protein 2 isoform X2, translating into MDPNPRAALERQQLRLRERQKFFEDILQPETEFVFPLSHLHLESHRPPIGSISSMEVNVDTLEQVELIDLGDQDGADVFLPCEDPPPTPQTSGVDDRPEAPSLPVPTPDRTTSRTSSSSSDSSTNPHSADASDGGADTPLAQSDEEEDGGHDGVADPGACS